One Mesomycoplasma molare genomic window carries:
- a CDS encoding tRNA1(Val) (adenine(37)-N6)-methyltransferase, whose protein sequence is MKERKIVLNSLGYDSNLYIYQDKSMFNYSVDTILLGNFITINSKTKRILEIGTNNAALSIFISDRDENIKIDALEIQEKAYELAIKNISHNNKNIQINPILGDFNLFYKEHNKKQLKKYDAIVCNPPFYKTDKNLPRLTSNKEMLIATHEIALNLEQIIFGSSKIIKEKGYLSFVLPIERMVDCCELLRKYNFEPKRIQFVFPRENENPKFILIESRFQSGWGTHFEKNIYLHLEDKNRHEYREETKSLYKPKKK, encoded by the coding sequence ATGAAAGAAAGAAAAATCGTTTTAAATTCTCTTGGTTATGATTCAAATCTATATATCTATCAAGACAAAAGTATGTTTAATTATTCTGTTGATACTATTTTATTGGGTAACTTTATCACAATAAATAGCAAAACTAAAAGAATTTTAGAAATAGGAACAAATAATGCTGCCTTATCAATTTTCATTTCAGATAGAGATGAAAATATAAAAATAGATGCTCTAGAAATACAAGAAAAAGCATATGAATTGGCTATTAAAAATATTTCTCACAACAACAAAAATATACAAATTAACCCTATTTTAGGTGATTTTAATTTATTTTATAAAGAGCACAATAAAAAACAACTCAAAAAATATGATGCTATAGTATGTAATCCTCCATTTTATAAAACAGATAAAAACTTACCTAGATTAACAAGTAATAAAGAAATGTTAATTGCAACTCATGAAATAGCTTTAAATTTGGAACAAATTATTTTCGGAAGTTCTAAAATAATTAAAGAAAAAGGGTATTTAAGTTTTGTTTTACCCATAGAAAGAATGGTAGATTGTTGTGAATTATTAAGAAAATATAACTTTGAACCGAAAAGAATTCAATTTGTTTTTCCAAGAGAAAATGAAAATCCAAAATTTATTTTAATTGAGTCAAGATTTCAATCAGGTTGAGGAACTCATTTTGAAAAAAATATTTATCTTCACTTAGAAGACAAGAATCGGCATGAATATCGTGAAGAAACTAAATCTTTATATAAACCTAAAAAAAAATAA
- a CDS encoding nicotinate phosphoribosyltransferase: MKKKLDYYAANYFFKAKEIIEKFNPNSIVTLQFFQRHDNSILGGMNEALELLKNNTDTSKYSIKYLPEGSIINNKEVVLELEGEYKYFGIYEGIIDGVLARSTSIATNAKRCIDAAPNKEIVFMGDRSDHYSNQERDGIAVELAGIKSHSTNAGARGREEVVFGSIPHALIQNFEGDLVKVMKFYLELFPNEPLIALVDFHNDVIKDSLAVLNEFKEKLYGVRVDTSKAIRDKMFTNNENEFGVTPNQIKNLRKALDENGGKHVKIIVSSGFTPEKIKEFEKLNTPVDSYGVGEFMLTINNTFSADATKINGKLLAKEGRKYSYNSRLIKL; the protein is encoded by the coding sequence ATGAAAAAAAAATTAGATTATTATGCAGCAAATTACTTTTTTAAAGCTAAAGAAATAATTGAAAAATTTAATCCAAATTCTATTGTTACCTTACAATTTTTTCAAAGACATGATAATTCAATACTTGGAGGAATGAACGAAGCATTAGAATTATTGAAAAATAATACTGATACTTCAAAATACTCTATTAAATATTTACCAGAAGGATCAATAATAAACAATAAAGAAGTTGTTTTAGAACTTGAAGGAGAATATAAATATTTTGGTATTTATGAAGGAATAATAGATGGAGTTTTAGCTAGAAGTACTTCTATAGCTACAAATGCAAAAAGATGTATTGATGCTGCGCCGAATAAAGAAATAGTATTTATGGGGGATCGCTCCGATCACTATTCAAACCAAGAAAGAGATGGTATAGCTGTTGAATTAGCTGGAATAAAATCCCACTCAACAAACGCAGGTGCAAGAGGTAGAGAAGAAGTTGTTTTCGGTTCCATACCTCATGCTTTAATTCAAAATTTTGAAGGTGATTTAGTAAAAGTTATGAAATTCTATCTTGAACTTTTCCCAAATGAACCACTTATTGCTCTAGTTGATTTTCATAATGATGTTATAAAAGATTCTTTGGCTGTTTTAAATGAATTCAAAGAAAAACTTTACGGAGTTAGAGTTGATACATCTAAAGCTATTAGAGATAAAATGTTTACAAATAATGAAAATGAATTCGGAGTTACACCTAATCAAATTAAAAATTTAAGAAAAGCATTGGATGAAAATGGTGGAAAACATGTCAAAATAATTGTTTCTTCTGGATTTACTCCTGAAAAAATTAAAGAATTTGAAAAATTAAATACTCCTGTAGATTCTTACGGTGTTGGAGAATTTATGTTAACTATAAACAACACTTTTAGTGCTGACGCAACAAAAATAAATGGAAAATTACTTGCTAAAGAAGGAAGAAAATATTCCTATAATTCAAGATTAATCAAGTTATAA
- the trmD gene encoding tRNA (guanosine(37)-N1)-methyltransferase TrmD, which yields MKINFLTLFPNYFEIFKQESIIAKAIEKGIIEINIVDIRDFSKNKHKKVDDQIYGGGHGMLLQIEPIDLALKTVGGKKIIMSPQGSVFTQKKARELSNEKEITIIAGRYEGFDERIIDYLIDEEISIGDYVLTGGELPAMIIADSIIRLVKGVIKEESHLNDSFENDLLDYPQYTRPRDYKGMLVPEVLFSGHHKKIEEWKKEKQLEKTKKNRPDILERIKNAK from the coding sequence ATGAAAATAAATTTTTTAACTTTATTTCCGAATTATTTTGAAATTTTCAAACAAGAATCAATTATTGCTAAAGCGATAGAAAAGGGAATAATTGAAATCAATATTGTTGATATCAGAGATTTTTCGAAAAATAAACACAAAAAAGTAGATGATCAAATTTATGGTGGTGGTCATGGTATGTTATTACAAATTGAACCAATTGATCTAGCATTAAAAACAGTTGGTGGTAAAAAAATAATAATGTCTCCACAAGGTAGTGTTTTTACACAAAAAAAGGCTAGAGAGTTATCAAACGAAAAAGAAATAACAATCATCGCCGGTAGATATGAAGGATTTGATGAGAGAATAATTGATTATTTAATAGATGAAGAAATTTCTATTGGAGATTATGTTTTAACAGGTGGTGAATTACCTGCAATGATAATAGCCGATTCAATTATTAGATTAGTTAAAGGCGTTATTAAAGAAGAATCGCATTTAAATGATTCTTTTGAAAACGATTTATTAGATTATCCACAATACACTAGACCAAGAGATTATAAAGGAATGCTTGTTCCTGAAGTTCTTTTTAGTGGTCACCATAAAAAAATAGAAGAATGAAAAAAAGAAAAACAGTTAGAAAAAACTAAAAAAAATAGACCTGATATTTTAGAAAGGATTAAAAATGCAAAATAA
- a CDS encoding SGNH/GDSL hydrolase family protein, which yields MKKNISILKKIFYFSIINLPLFSSISCNSNINQEIEDYEINNNKNNDIELQNKKELRKKSNNFIDLNQKINYISLGDSISAGFDGTLDKDYPGEKNGNTITGLSFSSFLARILNKDNNRIENFKNYAVSGATILDFNLLLGFLNEEEVRKEDKHLKTFFGENYLELGKEIKNQLKNSNFVTITLGANDFFHTFFESLKELNIKEIISNLENKNSNILNYFSNNLEKILKLSQEKITERLNLFLSNLKVIAPKTNINLISYPMPLLKLKKLIDDMALKFINSETLKNQKISDFILSSINNTIENIARKNNINYINSYNQEYWELNKNELISLFLDIHPNTKAYKKMAMDIYLKITNKYKDFKEPYYKYDFNDKFVSSDNLDFEYQIETSDKLEDIFGNSSKEYLNTLYSFEQEKESIRSKDNYGKRIIGLTNMNEGIVDNVINAIFSSEFITFLDPSEKLLNFLKYNDSFFIKKLQVNLVKSELIYKTYSKLENILSDLEKNNNLSFDNIYKKIKEELFTTENLTSIFGIFSKTLNDLINSEKNLETKNELISNFKILAVSLIKKMLLSQRKNLENFINEKVNNLNNNSLLKFNINSSINTLLEEENLDPFINLFLKSYTENIEQFQNLVSFKELIIKFTKYSVNELNKSENTNIKLKIKDFILTLYKDNNDKIIDFLLFALKSKKINFDEQQDKEILKKIIDPLFKTVLNSEEFLNAVNQIFVELKKEENNYSNFVELINILTKSLIKSALFELLNQTPDVENKLEILFSKAFTKLPFLKSLINSIESNVFVKFVNRIFEASDINNKTGIYSLLENADQESGILFGNIYYSKDIGTIELANKLGEIVSYIFTPIYKDFVNKVKNNEITESTLYKDTETYKAGYRLFTLLHWKIRHQKEINTTVYWSSFTGFAGYDVVALINWGINKAIQDGAISEEDKQNPIFSSIIKGKLGIKEDTNKNLKFNDWYFGGEDTRGFFGVSEYNFKNDNIIFYLYDLNKLSSKDKFQKDKTRLQVVLESFVNGYIGDKK from the coding sequence ATGAAAAAAAACATAAGTATTTTAAAAAAAATTTTTTATTTTTCAATAATAAATTTGCCTTTATTTTCTTCTATTTCTTGTAATTCAAATATAAATCAAGAAATAGAAGATTACGAAATAAATAATAATAAAAATAATGATATAGAATTACAAAATAAAAAAGAATTAAGAAAAAAATCAAATAATTTTATAGACCTAAATCAAAAAATTAATTATATATCTTTAGGTGATTCTATTAGTGCAGGTTTTGATGGAACTTTAGATAAAGATTATCCGGGAGAAAAAAATGGAAATACCATAACAGGATTATCTTTTTCATCATTTTTAGCAAGAATTTTAAACAAAGACAATAATAGAATAGAAAATTTTAAAAATTACGCAGTTTCAGGGGCGACAATATTAGATTTTAATCTTTTATTAGGTTTTCTTAATGAAGAAGAAGTTCGAAAAGAAGATAAACATTTAAAAACTTTTTTTGGTGAAAATTATCTTGAATTAGGAAAAGAAATTAAAAATCAATTAAAAAATTCAAATTTTGTTACCATAACTTTAGGAGCAAACGATTTTTTCCATACTTTTTTCGAATCTCTGAAGGAGTTAAATATAAAGGAGATAATTTCTAATTTAGAAAATAAAAATTCAAATATTTTAAATTATTTTTCTAACAACCTAGAAAAAATTTTAAAGTTAAGTCAAGAAAAAATAACAGAAAGATTAAATCTTTTTTTATCAAATTTAAAAGTTATAGCACCTAAAACAAATATAAACTTAATTTCATATCCGATGCCTTTACTGAAACTAAAAAAATTAATTGACGATATGGCTTTAAAATTTATAAATTCCGAGACATTAAAAAACCAAAAAATAAGTGATTTTATTTTGTCTTCAATAAATAATACAATTGAAAATATCGCAAGAAAAAATAATATAAATTATATAAATTCTTATAACCAAGAATATTGAGAATTAAATAAAAATGAGTTAATATCTTTATTTTTAGATATTCACCCAAACACAAAAGCTTATAAAAAAATGGCTATGGATATATATTTAAAAATTACTAATAAATATAAAGATTTTAAAGAACCTTATTATAAATATGATTTTAATGATAAATTCGTTTCAAGTGATAATTTAGATTTTGAATATCAAATAGAAACATCAGATAAATTAGAAGATATTTTTGGAAATTCTTCAAAAGAATACTTAAATACACTATACTCATTTGAGCAAGAAAAAGAATCAATAAGATCAAAAGATAATTATGGAAAAAGAATTATCGGTCTTACAAACATGAACGAAGGAATAGTTGATAATGTAATAAACGCTATTTTTTCAAGTGAATTTATTACATTTTTAGATCCTTCAGAAAAACTTTTAAATTTCTTAAAATATAATGATTCTTTCTTTATCAAGAAATTACAAGTTAATTTAGTTAAATCTGAACTTATCTATAAAACTTATTCAAAATTAGAAAACATCTTAAGTGACTTAGAAAAAAATAATAATCTAAGTTTTGATAATATTTATAAAAAAATAAAAGAAGAACTTTTTACAACAGAAAATTTAACTTCTATTTTTGGTATTTTTTCCAAGACTTTAAATGATCTTATAAATAGCGAAAAAAACTTAGAAACTAAAAATGAATTAATTAGTAACTTTAAAATACTTGCAGTTTCTCTTATAAAGAAAATGCTTTTATCACAAAGAAAAAATTTAGAAAATTTTATTAATGAAAAAGTAAATAATTTAAACAATAATTCTCTTTTAAAATTTAATATAAATTCTTCTATTAATACTTTATTAGAAGAAGAAAATTTAGATCCATTTATAAATCTGTTTTTAAAATCTTATACAGAAAACATTGAGCAATTTCAAAATTTAGTTTCATTTAAAGAACTTATTATAAAATTTACAAAATACTCAGTAAACGAGTTAAATAAAAGTGAAAATACCAATATTAAACTTAAAATAAAAGACTTTATTCTAACTTTATATAAAGATAATAATGATAAAATTATAGACTTTTTATTATTTGCATTAAAAAGCAAAAAAATAAACTTTGACGAACAACAAGACAAAGAAATTTTAAAGAAAATTATTGATCCTTTATTTAAAACAGTATTAAATTCAGAAGAATTTTTAAATGCAGTAAATCAAATTTTTGTTGAACTTAAAAAAGAAGAAAACAACTATAGCAATTTTGTTGAATTAATCAATATTTTAACAAAGTCATTGATTAAATCGGCTTTATTTGAATTATTAAATCAAACTCCTGATGTTGAAAATAAATTAGAAATTTTATTCTCAAAAGCATTTACAAAATTACCTTTTTTAAAATCTTTAATTAATTCTATAGAATCAAATGTTTTTGTAAAATTTGTTAATAGAATTTTTGAAGCATCAGATATTAATAACAAAACAGGAATCTATAGTTTACTAGAAAATGCCGATCAAGAAAGTGGAATTCTTTTTGGAAATATTTACTATTCTAAAGATATTGGAACTATTGAATTAGCTAATAAATTAGGAGAAATAGTTTCTTACATATTTACACCTATTTATAAAGATTTTGTAAATAAAGTAAAAAACAATGAAATAACTGAATCAACACTTTATAAAGATACCGAGACTTATAAAGCCGGATATAGATTATTCACTCTATTGCATTGAAAAATAAGACATCAAAAAGAAATTAATACAACTGTTTATTGATCTTCATTCACTGGCTTTGCTGGGTATGATGTTGTAGCGCTTATAAATTGAGGAATAAATAAGGCTATTCAGGATGGAGCAATTTCAGAAGAAGATAAACAAAATCCTATTTTTTCTTCAATTATCAAAGGAAAATTAGGAATAAAAGAAGATACAAATAAAAACTTAAAATTTAATGATTGATATTTTGGTGGTGAAGATACCAGAGGATTTTTTGGAGTTAGTGAATATAACTTTAAAAACGATAATATAATCTTCTATTTATACGATTTAAATAAACTTAGTTCTAAAGATAAATTCCAAAAAGACAAAACTAGATTGCAAGTTGTATTAGAATCATTTGTCAATGGATATATAGGAGACAAAAAATAA
- a CDS encoding M42 family metallopeptidase, whose amino-acid sequence MERDKKYTELVFSRLKEYMEIEGVSRYEDNVVEALKNNTKDANVEYSRDRFGSLIMTKKGHTSGPKIMLAAHMDEVGYAVLDILDNGQIKVSPIGGLWPTVVVGTKAKLIASSGKEFYGIFGHTSIHIMEREKISKAMTTKDLFVDFGFKDKKEAEEQGIEPGDRILMHGETFRLYNSDLVAGKSMDNRAGVTVLDQIINRLKDQKLPNRPYFVGTVQEEVGTRGAKTSVSLIEPDIAFAIDTGASHDTDGAIKGDPKLGLGVAINIQDYETMMDPKLVKILTDIAKKHNIPVYKYVAQGGGTDAAELQYGKGGVPTISLSIPQRYLHSPLGVASLFDMEALINLMVEFLKAFDQKTFESIQYK is encoded by the coding sequence ATGGAAAGAGATAAAAAATATACTGAATTAGTTTTTTCTAGATTAAAAGAATATATGGAAATTGAAGGGGTTTCTCGTTACGAAGATAATGTTGTTGAAGCATTAAAAAACAACACAAAAGATGCTAATGTAGAATATTCTAGAGATAGATTCGGTTCATTAATAATGACAAAAAAAGGTCACACAAGCGGTCCGAAAATTATGTTAGCAGCACACATGGATGAAGTAGGTTATGCTGTTTTAGATATTTTAGATAATGGTCAAATTAAAGTTTCACCAATTGGAGGATTGTGACCAACAGTTGTTGTTGGAACTAAAGCAAAATTAATTGCTTCAAGTGGAAAAGAATTTTACGGAATTTTTGGCCACACTTCAATTCACATAATGGAAAGAGAAAAAATTTCCAAAGCAATGACAACAAAAGATTTATTTGTTGACTTCGGTTTTAAAGATAAAAAAGAAGCAGAAGAACAAGGAATTGAACCTGGTGATAGAATTTTAATGCATGGTGAAACTTTTAGACTTTACAACTCTGATTTAGTTGCGGGAAAATCTATGGATAATAGAGCAGGAGTAACTGTTTTAGATCAAATTATTAATAGATTAAAAGATCAAAAACTTCCAAATAGACCATATTTTGTTGGAACAGTTCAAGAAGAAGTTGGTACTAGAGGTGCTAAAACTTCTGTATCTTTAATAGAACCAGATATAGCTTTTGCAATTGATACAGGTGCTTCTCATGATACAGATGGAGCAATAAAAGGAGATCCAAAATTAGGTTTAGGAGTGGCTATAAACATTCAAGATTACGAAACAATGATGGATCCAAAATTAGTAAAAATCCTAACAGATATTGCTAAAAAACACAACATCCCTGTTTATAAATATGTTGCACAAGGTGGTGGAACTGATGCAGCGGAATTACAATATGGTAAAGGCGGAGTTCCTACAATCAGTTTATCAATACCGCAAAGATACCTTCATTCTCCATTAGGCGTTGCATCATTATTTGATATGGAAGCTTTAATAAATTTAATGGTAGAATTTCTAAAAGCTTTTGATCAAAAAACTTTCGAATCAATTCAATACAAATAA
- the rpsP gene encoding 30S ribosomal protein S16 → MVKIRLKRLGNKFNPIYKVVAADARAPRDGRFIEVLGHYNPTSKDLKLEKELILKWLNIGAVPTDTVKRLLKKESIWKEFSESKK, encoded by the coding sequence ATGGTTAAAATTAGATTAAAACGTTTAGGGAATAAATTTAACCCTATTTATAAAGTTGTTGCTGCAGACGCAAGAGCTCCAAGAGATGGAAGATTTATAGAGGTATTGGGACACTATAATCCAACTTCAAAAGATCTAAAATTAGAAAAAGAATTAATTTTAAAATGATTAAATATCGGTGCTGTTCCTACTGATACAGTTAAAAGATTATTAAAAAAAGAATCAATTTGAAAAGAATTTTCTGAATCAAAAAAATAA
- the rplS gene encoding 50S ribosomal protein L19, with protein sequence MQNKLMQIVESSQLRNDLPSFKQGDNVKVHVRIKEGNKERIQIFEGLVIAMKNSGTRETFTVRKMSYGIGVERTFPVNSPTISSIEVLRSNKVRRAKLYYMRDRKGKSARLKEIRNKK encoded by the coding sequence ATGCAAAATAAATTAATGCAAATTGTAGAAAGTTCTCAATTAAGAAATGATTTACCTAGTTTTAAACAAGGGGATAACGTTAAAGTTCACGTAAGAATTAAAGAAGGTAATAAAGAAAGAATTCAAATTTTTGAAGGTTTAGTTATTGCTATGAAAAATTCAGGAACAAGAGAAACATTTACAGTTAGAAAAATGTCATATGGTATAGGTGTAGAAAGAACATTCCCTGTAAATTCACCAACCATTTCTTCAATAGAAGTTCTTCGTTCTAATAAAGTTAGAAGAGCTAAACTTTACTACATGAGAGATAGAAAAGGTAAATCTGCAAGACTTAAAGAAATTAGAAATAAAAAATAG
- a CDS encoding M42 family metallopeptidase yields the protein MNFNKEDIFKRLKEYMEIEGVSRYEDNVAKAIIKNTNSKNLNYEYDNFGSLIVTKKDHNNGPKIMISAHMDEVGYAVLDILDNGQIKVAAIGGIWPTVVVGTKAKLIASSGKEFYGIFGHTSIHIMEREKISKAMTTKDLFVDFGFKDKKEAEEQGIEPGDRILMHGETFRLYNSDLVVGKSMDNRAGVTVLDFIINSLKDEKLPNRPYFVGTVQEEVGTRGAKTSVSYINPDIAIALDTTSSHDTDGAIKGRQKLGDGVAIRVQDGGTMMDPKLVDYIYKLAKEKNIKVYKFLAQGGGTDAAELQYGKGGVATLTISIPQRYLHSPLGVCHLEDLKNVTELLIEFLKNMNEKEYNKIQYK from the coding sequence ATGAATTTTAATAAAGAAGATATATTCAAAAGATTAAAAGAATATATGGAAATTGAAGGTGTTTCTCGTTACGAAGATAATGTAGCGAAAGCTATCATAAAGAATACAAATAGTAAAAATTTAAACTATGAATATGATAATTTTGGTTCATTAATTGTAACAAAAAAAGATCATAACAACGGACCTAAAATTATGATAAGTGCGCACATGGATGAAGTAGGTTATGCTGTTTTAGATATTTTAGATAATGGTCAAATTAAAGTAGCAGCAATTGGCGGTATATGACCAACAGTTGTTGTTGGAACTAAAGCAAAATTAATTGCTTCAAGTGGAAAAGAATTTTACGGAATTTTTGGTCACACTTCAATTCACATAATGGAAAGAGAAAAAATTTCCAAAGCAATGACAACAAAAGATTTATTTGTTGACTTCGGTTTTAAAGATAAAAAGGAAGCAGAAGAACAAGGAATTGAACCTGGTGATAGAATTTTAATGCACGGTGAAACTTTTAGACTTTACAACTCCGATTTAGTTGTAGGAAAATCTATGGATAATAGAGCAGGAGTAACTGTTTTAGATTTTATTATTAACAGTCTTAAAGATGAAAAACTTCCAAATAGACCATATTTTGTTGGAACAGTTCAAGAAGAAGTTGGTACTAGAGGTGCTAAAACCTCTGTTTCATATATAAACCCAGATATAGCCATAGCTCTTGATACTACTTCATCTCATGATACAGATGGAGCTATAAAAGGAAGACAAAAACTTGGTGATGGAGTTGCTATAAGAGTGCAAGATGGAGGAACAATGATGGATCCAAAACTTGTTGATTATATATACAAATTAGCTAAAGAAAAAAATATAAAAGTCTACAAATTTTTAGCTCAAGGCGGAGGAACTGATGCAGCAGAACTACAATATGGTAAAGGCGGTGTTGCAACTTTAACTATATCTATACCTCAAAGATATCTTCACTCTCCTTTAGGTGTTTGTCACCTAGAAGATTTAAAAAACGTTACTGAATTATTAATAGAATTTTTAAAAAATATGAACGAAAAAGAATATAATAAAATACAATATAAATAA
- the metG gene encoding methionine--tRNA ligase translates to MKKTFFITTPIYYPSGNLHIGHLYTTTLAWVFANYKKNRKYDVKMLTGADEHGLKIQQKAKESGMLPQQYVDMQVEKFKSLWKLAEIDYDYFSRTTNKEHKEVILNIFDSLLEKGIIYKGTYKGLYSVSAEEFLTTTQAKEKNGKYYHPISEDELIEVEEESYFFKMSLFQDWLLSYWKNNENFIFPKQIIKELENNFLDKGLEDLSITRISFDLGIKIRQNPKHVVYVWLDALFNYISALNYSLENDQDYKKYWENGQEIVHIVGKEITRFHCIYWPIMLKSLDIKLPSTILSHGLIRDSKGIKMSKSLNNVVDPIYLIETYGPEPVKYYLSTQIIMGQDANFDEEHFKLVYNSHLSNNFGNLLSRTIAMFNQTFDQPVKYKENELTDLERDIFKNILETKENYNKFMDEFKIDKAYKEVFHLSKTLNGYIDLTLPWTLKENKERLEVVLNTLFNGIYAVTCFMNSILKNKTKLAIKQLNIEEINFDLIGNWKIFDTTIPLKGKILFERIK, encoded by the coding sequence ATGAAAAAAACTTTTTTTATAACTACACCTATATATTATCCTTCAGGTAATTTACATATTGGTCATCTTTATACAACAACTTTAGCATGAGTTTTTGCAAACTATAAAAAAAATAGAAAATATGATGTAAAAATGCTAACAGGGGCAGACGAACACGGTTTAAAAATACAGCAAAAAGCTAAAGAAAGTGGTATGCTTCCTCAACAATATGTTGATATGCAAGTTGAAAAATTTAAATCATTATGAAAACTTGCAGAAATTGATTATGACTATTTTTCTAGAACAACAAATAAAGAACATAAAGAAGTTATTTTAAACATTTTTGATTCTTTATTAGAAAAAGGAATTATTTATAAAGGAACTTATAAAGGTTTATATTCTGTAAGTGCCGAGGAATTTTTAACAACAACACAAGCAAAAGAAAAAAATGGTAAATATTATCACCCCATTAGTGAAGATGAGCTGATAGAGGTAGAAGAAGAATCTTATTTCTTTAAAATGAGTTTATTTCAAGATTGATTACTTTCTTATTGAAAAAATAATGAAAACTTTATATTTCCTAAGCAAATAATTAAAGAACTAGAAAACAATTTTTTAGATAAAGGTTTGGAAGATCTTTCGATTACAAGAATTTCCTTTGATTTAGGAATTAAAATAAGACAAAATCCAAAACACGTTGTTTATGTATGATTAGATGCTCTTTTCAACTACATTAGTGCTTTAAATTATTCGTTAGAAAATGACCAAGATTATAAAAAATATTGAGAAAATGGTCAAGAAATTGTTCATATTGTTGGAAAAGAAATAACTAGATTTCACTGTATTTATTGACCAATTATGCTTAAATCTTTAGATATAAAATTACCTTCTACAATTTTAAGTCACGGATTAATAAGGGATTCTAAAGGAATAAAAATGTCTAAAAGTTTAAACAATGTGGTCGATCCTATTTACTTAATTGAAACCTATGGACCTGAACCTGTTAAATATTATTTATCTACACAAATAATAATGGGTCAAGATGCTAATTTTGATGAAGAACATTTTAAATTAGTTTATAACTCTCATTTATCAAACAATTTTGGAAACTTACTTTCTAGAACTATCGCAATGTTTAATCAAACTTTTGATCAACCTGTAAAATACAAAGAAAATGAATTAACAGATCTAGAAAGAGATATTTTTAAAAATATTCTTGAAACTAAAGAAAACTATAATAAATTTATGGATGAATTTAAAATTGATAAAGCTTATAAGGAAGTATTTCATTTATCGAAAACTCTTAACGGTTATATTGACCTAACTCTTCCTTGAACTCTAAAAGAAAATAAAGAGAGATTAGAAGTGGTTTTAAACACTTTATTTAATGGAATATATGCTGTTACTTGCTTTATGAATTCAATATTAAAAAACAAAACTAAATTAGCTATAAAACAATTAAATATTGAGGAAATAAATTTTGATTTAATCGG